The Argentina anserina chromosome 5, drPotAnse1.1, whole genome shotgun sequence genome includes the window CGTACCCGTACGGGTGCATCATAGGGGCCAGCCCATCGACATATATGATGATATGTGGGCTGGCTGGTGTGCCGAGGTAATTAGCTTATGATCTTGTCTCAATTCTCTCTTAATTTTTCTCTTACTTGATATCACACCCTATATTATTGGAATTTCACCTGACTTACTTTCAACTGGAGGCATGTAGAGCTTCTTTAACAGAGATTAATGTAGCACCATTCTCAATAATGAATACCTCTCCATATAACCGTTCACATGTCTGCGTATTctgagagatatatatatatacagttcctatccagagtgaaggttcactctgaagtttcagagtgaacttccaattttgacacacttttcgatcaaattttttcaccataagtgattcaatatttagatatgctattcaagatcatctctataaagtttcatccaatttgacaatgatttgagctttcaaaattgagatttacacgaacggttcacgttgaacagttttaattcattcattgatttaatctaatttcaataccttaacgatgtccgaattagatgaaattttgtagagatgatcttgaatagcatacctaaatattgaatcacttatggtgaaaaaatttgaccgaaaagtgtgtcaaaattggaacttcactctgaaacttcagagtgaaccttcactctggatagagactgtatatatatatatatatatatatatatatatatataaccaacAAATACAATAACCGAATAACAATCTATTatttattaatatttttacATATTCACGATGTGTTCAATTTAGGTGATATGTGACCATTTGGGGCTAGGGGTTAAGACAGGACTGCCATACATATGGCATAGCAAGGCAAGCAATCCATTTGTGAATTTGAAGAAAGAGTACAAAGGCATTTACTGACAGGAAGATATGATCCCATTTTTCCAGTCCATTGTTCTCCCAAAGGAGTGCAAAACTGTTCAAGAATGCTACATTGTGCTTGCCAAGAGTGTCAAAGGCAAAGCTTGGCCCTGTTAATCCTTACTTTCAGAAACTTGGTGATGCCATGGTCATTTGGATTAAAGCCTGGAATGAGGTGAACCCACCACCGCAGACAGCTGCTCCGACTCACCCAAATGCTGTTAAGAAAAACTAATTAGTACAAGTACTGTAATATGAACTTTTTTCTCTATTGCTTCCAACAAAGATGTTCAAGCCCAAAGAGCTTTATGAGATTCGAAATTTTTGTATTTCCATATCAGTAAAATCCTGAGTGGACTTCATTGAAGAACAAATTGAGAAGTGCGCACTCGGTTTTCTACCGGAACAACAAAAGAGTCGTCTGGTAACTTGAAATATGACTATATCCTGCACAGGATCAAAAGGTCGGATTATGACATATTTTCTTACATTTtatcggaaaaaaaaataatcttTAGCTTACATCTTAACTCGGAACAATGCCATTCACTTTTGATTTTCCCAAACTTGTCATCATTTCATCGCAGATCTGAACTTCTACTTAGTCTCACAAGATGTCAAAGTGAAGTGAGGGATTTGGTGAAGATAATAAGTTCAATTTCATAATAATAGTTAGAACAAGAAAGTCATCAGCtttttatttcctaataaTCCTTGTACCAAACTAGATTTCCTACACAGATTGAAAAGGTTATGATCCGTGCCGACATAGCTAGCCTTCCTTTACTAGTGTGACTTCTTCGTGTACAGAAAGCTCAAGTCAGTTTTTCTCTGTAGTTGGTGAACTATGGGAATTGGCCACTAAAAGCCGCCCACAATTTTCTACGAAGTCCACTTTTACAAGATGCATTAACCTCGTTTATCTTTCCTCAAATCACAATATATACTAGTTAGCTCTCATCACagctcatctctctctctccctgatCAAATGGAGCACAACGAAATACGTTTCTTTGGTTTAACACCATCATCAGCATCTCCTATTTTCTCATCGAGCACTGTTCCAAGCATTCCTCAACTGTTTCCTCATGTTCTTAGTGGCAATGCAGTTTCGACGGACAAATGCGGAACCGCTTGTAGTTCATTAGACAAATTGAAACCAAGAAGGAAAGACTGCGGTGACAAGGAGACCAAGAAGCACAGAATTGCATTTCAAACACGGAGCCAAGTTGATGTACTCGATGACGGATATCGGTGGCGAAAATACGGGCAGAAAACTGTTAAGAATAGTGACTTTCCCAGGTTAGTCCATCTCGATCTTCTTGTTCAAATATACAGATGAATGTACCATACTACCATCTGATACAATATTACATGGTCGGGTTCATGGATACTGGTTTCAGGGTTTGACATGCATGTGTGTGAAATCATCTGAAATTTTTCTTCTCACTAAATGTGCAATTGCatacaaatattatcaacatttcattttcattggcAAGCATAAAGGTGTGGCATTAAACAACAATGAAAGACGTATGActtgagttatattttaatgGATCGATGATGGAGGAAGCTTGACGAATCAATTCCAAATGGTAAAGAATTTACcgaataattgatttaatataTGGGATATTGAAATAAACTAAATATTTTAGGTTAGTGTTGGCAGATTAGATTAGATGAGTTATTTTTACTTAGAAAGCGAGATTATTCTTGTCGTTCTAGTGGTTCAATGATTCTACATAGGTGTTACACAATTTGTCCCGAAATGTCACATGTTTTCCCGAATTAGATTCTTGTATGTGATCATGGAATAGGTTGATTGCATAGACCAGATGCAGTTCATGCCTAATAGATTTAGATTTTATCAACCGTGTTTTCTCTTTCTGTTACACTGTATCAACATTGTTACTTCATGCATCATCCATGTACAATTCCTTATTACACTTTATTCACACTCGATCTGAACCAAGAAAAGTATCGATCAGTTCTAACAGCACATTGACATAGATGAAACGATTCTTGTTGTTCAAAACTATTAACATAGATGAAATGTTGGATTCTTCCAATGAACTGTAAATGTTGGTGTTGTTCAAAACTTCGAAATATGTGATGGGAATTGGATTGAAATTTTCATTTCTATAATATTGTGCCTCATCAATCAATACATTATTAAACTTCTATATCAGTTCACtaaacctgaaaaaaaaaaatcccctGCTTGCCTATTTGTGCAGAAGTTACTACAAGTGTACACATCAAGGGTGCAACGTAAAAAAGCAAATCCAACGCCTTTCTAAAGACGAGGAAATGGTGGTCACTACATATGAAGGAATACATGTCCATCCCATTGAGAATTCTGATGATACATTTGAGCAGATCTTAAGCCATATAAGGGcataaaatatctaaaacAAGTGATGCTATATATGTAACCATTTGCAACATGGAAGTTTTTGATCATATGATTATGCTTAGCTTATAATGCAGATTTGACACTATTATCTGTGAAAGAAGACAGTCAAGAAGAATATACCTAGCAGCTCTAGCTCGTAATGCAGACTTGCCTCTGTAGATGGGAAACAAAAAATCTTATATATCGCCTCTTATACGATGAATATAAATGCTTATCTCATTTGCAAATGATAATCGTAGAGTGAGAGGAAAAAGAACAGATGGTGATGGGCCTTGAATAACGAGTAATAACTTGTTATGTAATCAGAGTCAGAGAATATCACGTTGGGACTAGAATTAATTCATAATGTTCATTCCCATATCCATGAAGACATCTGATACTGCAAATTCCGAATATAAGTGCAGCAATGGCAAGCATAGGCGTGATCATAACAATACACCTTACCCAATTACCCCGTTTAATCTtaacaacctccttctcttcCACAGTCACCAGTTTCACTTCTTTCATCTTCTCACCACATGGGGAAGAGGGCAGAGATAAAATGGAATCCTGAAAACAAACTTTAATCTCCTTGCTCTGACCTGATTCAACTTCCTCGTTACCAGAACCACAAATTGGAAGTGATCTCACCTCACTCTCTTGATCCAAATCATCCCAGCTACCCCATTCAACCTCTTCTCCTCCATAACCAATCTCAGTTTCCTCATGCTCATCCTCAAAAAGCCTCCTTCCCTTAAACTTGCCACTCTCGATCGCTTCCCTTCGGTCTCTTCTAATCTCCTCCACAGCCAGATCATTAGTCCTGGAATTCCAATTATCACCTTCCGAGGGAGTCATTATGTGCTGAAGCGAAGACATGAGGTGCCTTGGAGAGTTGTCAAGGAGTTGATCAACAGTTTTGGTCAAGGTGCTTGATGATGAAGAACATGATGATCTCCTCTTGGTTTTGGGGTTGGACTGCTTGTAAGACTCCCACTTTTGTTGCAAATTCATGAACTGCTCTTGTAGTTTCTTTACTTGAGGACTTTTGACACTAGGGTCATTTTCCTTTTGGCTATCCATGGTAGGGTCCTGTGAGGAATGTAATATGTTGGTGCTTTTGAATTGAAAAGGGGTTATCCTGATGATGAGTTTAGTGATTTCATTTTGATTTTCAAAAACAGTGAAGAAGGATAAGAACTAACCACGTTCTGAATatcattttctgtttttaaaaACTTTGATTGTTATGGTTAGTGGGATTGTGTAGGGGACTCTTTTGTGAGTCTTTATATTGAGGAAGCATTAATCAGGATCACTAAAAAACCACTAATTATGATAAACTGGCAAGGTAGATCATTACAGCCTCTATTAATCTACCCTACTACTTATTGCTttccattttcttttccttctacTTGATTCCATCTTCATTCTTTTCTACAATTTGAAAATTCTCTATATAGTGAAAACTGAAAAGAGACCTTTCTGTAAAGTATCAAAAGAATGAGG containing:
- the LOC126793155 gene encoding probable WRKY transcription factor 75 produces the protein MEHNEIRFFGLTPSSASPIFSSSTVPSIPQLFPHVLSGNAVSTDKCGTACSSLDKLKPRRKDCGDKETKKHRIAFQTRSQVDVLDDGYRWRKYGQKTVKNSDFPRSYYKCTHQGCNVKKQIQRLSKDEEMVVTTYEGIHVHPIENSDDTFEQILSHIRA